The Phragmites australis chromosome 15, lpPhrAust1.1, whole genome shotgun sequence genome window below encodes:
- the LOC133893166 gene encoding secretory carrier-associated membrane protein 1, producing the protein MAGRYDGNPFEEEDVNPFSEQARGKAGGQSNFGGGAFYMPNPRTVPPASNSRLSPLPPEPVDFSATVDIPLDSSKDMKKREKELQAREAELNKREKELKRREEAAARAGIVIEEKNWPPFLPLIHHDITNEIPSHLQRMQYVAFASFLGLVCCLFWNIIAVTSAWIKGEGVKIWLLAIIYFISGVPGAYVLWYRPLYNAMRTDSALRFGLFFLLYLLHILFVIFSAVAPPVVFEGKSLAGILPAIDLISRNALVGIFYFVGFGLFCLESLLSIWVIQQVYMYFRGSGKAAEVKRDATRGALRAAF; encoded by the exons ATGGCCGGGCGCTACGACGGCAACCCcttcgaggaggaggacgtgAACCCTTTCTCG GAACAAGCGCGCGGCAAGGCTGGCGGGCAGTCCAacttcggcggcggcgcgttCTATATGCCG AACCCCAGAACTGTGCCTCCCGCGTCCAATTCACGGCTCTCGCCGCTCCCCCCTGAGCCCGTGGATTTCAGCGCCACGGTGGATATCCCTCTTGACTCGTCAAAG GACATGAAGAAAAGGGAGAAGGAGCTGCAAGCAAGGGAGGCAGAATTGAACAAGAGGGAGAAG GAACTAAAAAGGAGAGAAGAGGCTGCAGCACGGG CTGGTATTGTTATTGAGGAGAAAAACTGGCCTCCTTTTCTGCCACTCATCCATCATGATATCACCAacgagataccaagtcaccttCAAAGAATGCAATACGTTGCATTCGCATCGTTTCTTG GGTTGGTTTGCTGCCTCTTCTGGAACATCATAGCGGTTACTTCAGCTTGGATCAAGGGGGAAG GTGTGAAGATCTGGTTGCTAGCAATAATCTACTTCATCTCTGGTGTTCCTGGTGCATATGTTTTATGGTATCGCCCTTTGTATAATGCCATGAG GACTGATAGCGCATTGAGGTTTGGATTGTTCTTCTTGCTTTACTTG CTCCACATTCTTTTCGTCATATTTTCTGCTGTGGCTCCTCCTGTTGTCTTTGAGGGAAAATCATTGGC AGGAATTTTACCGGCAATTGATCTAATCAGCAGGAATGCTTTGGTTGGG ATCTTCtactttgttggatttggatTGTTCTGTCTGGAGTCGTTGCTCAGCATCTGGGTTATCCAG CAAGTGTACATGTACTTCCGAGGAAGCGGAAAGGCTGCAGAGGTCAAGCGTGATGCAACAAGGGGTGCTCTTAGAGCAGCATTTTAA